From Streptomyces sp. NBC_00690, a single genomic window includes:
- a CDS encoding HD domain-containing protein codes for MILPTVNEVRALHERYAPSQEALDLVLTHCEIVCDIAAQLVARTALPIDGDLVRVGALLHDIGVYRLYDQAGRLDHRNYIRHGVLGYEILREEGFPEPLRRFCSCHTGVGLTRHDIREQKLGIPEADYLAETVEEQLVMYADKFHSKTTPPTFLTADSFAARMERFGADKVHAFGVLRARFGEPDLTSARARYGHALV; via the coding sequence ATGATTCTGCCCACGGTCAATGAGGTACGCGCGCTGCACGAGCGGTACGCGCCGTCGCAGGAAGCACTCGATCTTGTGCTCACCCACTGCGAGATCGTCTGCGATATCGCCGCGCAGCTGGTGGCACGGACCGCCCTCCCCATCGACGGCGACCTCGTCCGTGTCGGCGCCCTGCTCCATGACATCGGCGTCTACCGGCTCTACGACCAGGCCGGTCGGCTCGATCACCGCAACTACATCCGTCATGGCGTCCTCGGCTACGAGATCCTTCGCGAGGAGGGATTCCCGGAGCCGCTACGCCGCTTCTGCTCCTGCCACACGGGTGTCGGCCTCACCCGGCACGACATACGAGAGCAGAAGCTCGGCATACCCGAAGCCGACTACTTGGCGGAGACCGTCGAAGAGCAACTGGTCATGTACGCGGACAAGTTCCACAGCAAGACGACACCTCCCACCTTCCTCACCGCGGACTCCTTTGCCGCACGGATGGAGAGGTTCGGCGCGGACAAGGTCCATGCATTCGGCGTTCTGCGTGCCCGATTCGGCGAACCCGACCTGACCTCGGCTAGGGCGCGGTACGGCCACGCGCTGGTATGA
- a CDS encoding SDR family oxidoreductase — translation MTAQGERQRVTVVTGGSRGIGAAICLRLAAEGHDVAIGYRSDAEAAEGVAEGVRALGRAAFAVAVDTADAADVDRLFDTAAAQLGPITALVNNAGVSGPVGPLASADPEGMRQALEVNVLGYLLCARRAIGDMTVGGAIVNISSAAATLGSPGTYVHYAAAKAAVDAMTVGLSKEVAADGIRVNCVAPGTIWTDFHADPQRPAKVAAIVPMGRAGRPEEIAGAVAWLLSDDASYATGTVMRVAGGM, via the coding sequence ATGACGGCACAGGGAGAGCGGCAGCGGGTGACTGTGGTCACCGGCGGCAGCCGGGGCATCGGCGCGGCGATCTGCCTGCGGCTGGCGGCCGAGGGACACGACGTCGCCATCGGCTACCGGTCGGACGCCGAGGCGGCCGAGGGCGTGGCCGAAGGGGTGCGCGCGCTGGGCCGGGCGGCCTTCGCGGTCGCGGTCGACACCGCCGACGCGGCGGACGTGGACCGGCTGTTCGACACCGCCGCCGCGCAGTTGGGCCCGATCACCGCACTGGTGAACAACGCCGGGGTGAGCGGTCCGGTCGGACCGTTGGCCAGCGCCGACCCGGAGGGGATGCGGCAGGCTCTGGAGGTCAACGTCCTGGGATACCTGCTGTGTGCCCGCCGGGCCATCGGCGACATGACGGTGGGCGGGGCGATCGTGAACATTTCCTCCGCCGCCGCGACTCTCGGCAGCCCAGGCACCTACGTCCACTACGCGGCGGCGAAGGCCGCCGTGGACGCCATGACGGTCGGGCTGTCCAAGGAGGTGGCGGCCGACGGCATCCGGGTCAACTGCGTCGCCCCCGGGACGATCTGGACCGATTTCCACGCCGACCCGCAGCGGCCCGCCAAGGTGGCGGCGATCGTCCCCATGGGCCGCGCCGGCCGGCCCGAGGAGATCGCCGGCGCGGTCGCCTGGCTGCTCTCGGACGACGCCTCCTACGCCACCGGCACGGTGATGAGGGTCGCCGGCGGGATGTGA
- a CDS encoding MFS transporter: protein MTVTETDPSESAAVPWGRVGALVGGQAAVQLGSFALLIAMNWTAVQLGGAGAVTLLMLAATVPRALMLVFGGALADVLGPRFVLLRTTAARAALLAFGAVVTATTQQLWPLVGIALLEGVLLGMAGPASGTLLPRFARGDQLARANSAYATVLRVAPVLGAPAGAWLITVGELWVAMLTAAATGVVWLGCLLFITRGFTRPARQAGGRSLVRRSGDGFRLLARYPRLRWMFVASLCLDMAFSWPVEVALPLLVHERGWGVGAVAMVLAAFSLGALASSALGAAFAHRIPVFFRLVVTGAGLAAGITVMALMGSPGALTAVAAGVGLMSGLNGPAIVTLYQQATPEGRMGAAMSTLALAGIGAAPLSIALFSSLSLVLGVERTWLLCGAVAAVSPVAAILALRARPPAGDPGGPPAGGDGTESPRPAPSAKDSSKALAVPPVPPVPPVPASDRDDRDDRDGVPPEAGSGRPVPTAPAPAGHPADTAGREPPPRGAPHPSGEPVPLPT from the coding sequence ATGACCGTGACCGAGACGGACCCCTCGGAGTCCGCCGCAGTGCCCTGGGGCCGGGTCGGCGCGCTCGTCGGCGGCCAGGCCGCGGTGCAGCTCGGCAGCTTCGCACTGCTGATCGCGATGAACTGGACGGCCGTACAGCTCGGCGGCGCCGGGGCAGTCACCCTGCTGATGCTGGCCGCGACCGTGCCGCGGGCCCTGATGCTCGTCTTCGGCGGGGCGCTGGCCGATGTGCTGGGGCCCCGGTTCGTGCTGCTGCGGACGACCGCCGCGCGGGCGGCGCTGCTCGCGTTCGGCGCGGTGGTCACCGCCACCACCCAGCAGTTGTGGCCGCTGGTGGGGATCGCCCTGCTGGAAGGCGTCCTGCTGGGGATGGCGGGACCGGCGTCCGGGACACTGCTGCCCCGGTTCGCCCGCGGCGACCAGCTGGCCCGCGCCAATTCGGCGTATGCGACGGTGCTCCGGGTCGCCCCGGTGCTCGGCGCGCCCGCCGGGGCCTGGCTGATCACCGTCGGCGAACTATGGGTGGCCATGCTGACGGCCGCCGCGACCGGAGTGGTCTGGCTGGGCTGTCTGCTGTTCATCACCCGGGGCTTCACCCGGCCCGCCCGGCAGGCGGGCGGCCGGTCGCTGGTGCGGCGCTCCGGCGACGGCTTCCGGCTGTTGGCCCGGTACCCCCGGCTGCGCTGGATGTTCGTCGCATCCCTCTGCCTGGACATGGCGTTCAGTTGGCCGGTCGAGGTGGCCCTGCCGCTGCTCGTCCATGAACGGGGGTGGGGCGTCGGGGCGGTGGCCATGGTGCTCGCGGCGTTCAGCCTCGGCGCGCTGGCCTCCAGCGCGCTGGGCGCGGCCTTCGCGCACCGCATTCCGGTGTTCTTCCGGCTGGTGGTGACCGGTGCGGGCCTCGCGGCCGGCATCACGGTGATGGCGCTGATGGGCTCGCCGGGGGCGCTGACTGCGGTGGCCGCGGGTGTCGGCCTGATGTCGGGTCTCAACGGCCCGGCGATTGTGACGCTGTATCAGCAGGCGACGCCGGAGGGCCGGATGGGGGCGGCGATGTCGACCCTCGCCCTCGCCGGAATCGGTGCCGCGCCGCTGTCAATCGCCCTGTTCAGCTCGTTGTCGCTGGTGCTCGGGGTGGAGCGGACCTGGCTGCTGTGCGGGGCGGTCGCGGCCGTCTCACCGGTCGCGGCGATTCTCGCGCTGCGGGCACGCCCGCCGGCCGGGGACCCCGGCGGACCCCCGGCGGGCGGGGACGGCACCGAGTCTCCGCGACCGGCGCCTTCGGCAAAGGACTCCTCGAAGGCTCTCGCCGTACCACCCGTACCACCCGTACCACCCGTACCGGCCTCCGACCGCGACGACCGCGACGACCGCGATGGCGTTCCTCCGGAGGCCGGATCCGGACGCCCGGTTCCCACTGCCCCGGCACCGGCCGGGCACCCGGCGGACACCGCCGGCCGCGAGCCGCCGCCCCGAGGAGCACCGCACCCGTCCGGCGAACCCGTTCCCCTCCCCACCTGA
- a CDS encoding asparagine synthetase A, with product MEPARASAPVLPPLGDHLASPRLRSAMLVQQEALYAAREFLRGEGFTELLPPLIGPVTDPGGRGAKALDVDYYGQKYKLMTSAILYKQASLEGFPRLFYIAPNIRVEPPETAGTGRHLVEFHQIDVEIAGASREDAQSVAAGLLTRVVEHVWTVVPDVLRELGRDEADFAELRAGKFDRCTHEEAVSRLAALGHVQSPDAEIDWEAERILSLDAGHPLFVDDYPKGSRGFYDREDPERPGVLRNFDLIAHGGYGELVSGSEREADYATIVTRMRESGENPAKYAWYLDVARRGLSPSAGFGMGLQRLVRFLTGLDALWQVSAYPKLPGVITP from the coding sequence ATGGAACCCGCCCGCGCATCCGCCCCCGTCCTTCCGCCGCTCGGTGACCATCTGGCGTCGCCGCGGCTGCGGTCCGCGATGCTCGTCCAGCAGGAGGCGCTGTACGCGGCGCGGGAGTTCCTGCGCGGCGAGGGCTTCACCGAACTGCTGCCCCCGCTGATCGGCCCGGTCACCGACCCCGGCGGCCGGGGCGCCAAGGCCCTCGACGTCGACTACTACGGGCAGAAGTACAAGCTGATGACCAGCGCAATCCTCTACAAGCAGGCGTCGCTGGAGGGCTTCCCGCGGCTTTTCTACATCGCCCCGAACATCCGGGTGGAGCCGCCGGAGACCGCCGGAACGGGCCGCCATCTGGTGGAGTTCCACCAGATCGACGTGGAGATCGCGGGCGCGAGCCGCGAGGACGCGCAGTCGGTCGCCGCCGGGCTGCTGACCCGGGTGGTGGAGCACGTCTGGACCGTCGTGCCCGACGTGCTGCGGGAACTCGGCCGCGACGAGGCCGACTTCGCCGAGCTGCGGGCCGGAAAGTTCGACCGCTGCACCCACGAGGAGGCGGTGTCCCGGCTGGCGGCCCTCGGTCATGTGCAGAGCCCGGACGCGGAGATCGACTGGGAGGCAGAGCGGATCCTGTCGCTGGACGCCGGGCACCCGCTTTTCGTCGACGACTATCCGAAGGGCTCCCGCGGCTTCTACGACCGGGAGGACCCCGAACGCCCCGGTGTGCTGCGGAACTTCGACCTCATCGCGCACGGCGGCTACGGCGAACTGGTCAGCGGCAGCGAGCGCGAGGCCGACTACGCGACGATCGTCACCCGGATGCGGGAGAGCGGCGAGAACCCGGCGAAGTACGCCTGGTACCTGGACGTGGCGCGCCGCGGCCTCTCCCCCAGCGCGGGCTTCGGCATGGGACTCCAGCGGCTGGTCCGCTTCCTGACCGGGCTGGACGCCCTGTGGCAGGTCAGCGCCTATCCGAAGCTGCCGGGGGTGATCACGCCGTGA
- a CDS encoding cobalamin B12-binding domain-containing protein, with the protein MTILLTGTASDSHTWNLVYLRLFLEERGHRVRCLGPCVPDELLLAACTESAPELVVISSVNGHGYRDALSAVRSLRSARLGVPVVVGGKLGVAGRTDPAQRALLLEAGCDAVFDDGDVEALRAFTADLASATRPPLPVLPQAVA; encoded by the coding sequence TTGACGATACTGCTGACCGGTACCGCATCGGATTCCCACACCTGGAACCTGGTCTACCTCCGGCTCTTCCTGGAGGAGCGCGGCCACCGGGTGAGGTGCCTGGGGCCGTGCGTGCCCGACGAACTGCTCCTGGCGGCGTGCACGGAGTCGGCGCCCGAGCTGGTCGTCATCAGCAGCGTCAACGGTCACGGCTACCGTGATGCGCTCTCCGCCGTCCGGTCCCTGCGCTCCGCCCGGCTGGGCGTGCCGGTCGTCGTGGGGGGCAAGCTCGGAGTCGCGGGCCGGACCGATCCGGCCCAGCGGGCGCTGCTCCTGGAGGCGGGCTGCGACGCGGTCTTCGACGACGGGGACGTGGAAGCGCTGCGGGCGTTCACGGCGGACCTCGCCTCCGCCACCCGGCCACCCCTGCCCGTGCTTCCCCAGGCCGTGGCATGA
- a CDS encoding LuxR C-terminal-related transcriptional regulator has translation MFISVKTVQYHLTDVYAKFGIRSRSELAARFREPSTGV, from the coding sequence CTGTTCATCTCCGTCAAGACCGTCCAGTACCACCTCACGGACGTCTACGCCAAGTTCGGCATCCGGTCCCGCAGCGAACTGGCGGCCCGGTTCAGGGAACCGTCCACGGGGGTGTGA
- a CDS encoding methylaspartate mutase: protein MRPGSTVLTAPEGRRNGGRDPGPAESFGGFVARAARAGRLVVQPRMGFSDPARMRTGLAATRSAAAVTVGTLTIDSYTRVGDHAGARAAVAEGARLNGYPITAHSAERTRAVLDGIAGPAFPVQVRHGSSRPEAIVRALAAAGLHATEGGPVSYCLPYGRTPLADSVENWARACELLTELVPAPDLPHLESFGGCMLGQLCPPGLLVALSLLEALFFTRHGIRSVSLSFAQQTDPAQDAEAVRALHRLAAEFLPPDTDRHVVLYTYMGVYPRTERGATLLLEASARLAVRAGAQRLIVKTAAEAHRIPTVRENLRALETAAAAADLAARARPRAPAVPDPAADEGGDSAVYREARAFVEAVLDLGDDLGRALRTAFARGVLDVPYCLHPDNAGRSRSFLDSAGRLRWAETGGMPVPPGTAPDGARTPLTSDGLLAALYGVATRYDTPAPGGRILSAAPSPS from the coding sequence ATGAGACCCGGCAGCACGGTCCTCACCGCCCCGGAGGGCCGCAGGAACGGCGGTCGGGACCCCGGGCCCGCGGAGTCGTTCGGCGGGTTCGTCGCCCGGGCCGCCCGGGCCGGCCGGCTCGTGGTCCAGCCGCGGATGGGATTTTCCGACCCCGCCCGGATGCGCACCGGCCTGGCTGCCACCCGGTCCGCCGCGGCGGTCACCGTCGGCACGCTCACCATCGATAGCTACACCCGGGTCGGCGATCACGCCGGAGCCCGGGCCGCCGTCGCCGAGGGCGCCCGACTCAACGGCTATCCGATCACCGCCCACTCCGCCGAGCGAACCCGGGCCGTGCTCGACGGCATCGCGGGCCCGGCGTTCCCGGTGCAGGTGCGGCACGGTTCGTCCCGGCCCGAGGCCATCGTCCGGGCGCTCGCCGCGGCCGGTCTGCACGCGACCGAGGGCGGCCCCGTCTCGTACTGCCTGCCCTACGGGCGCACCCCGCTCGCCGATTCGGTGGAGAACTGGGCGCGGGCCTGTGAACTCCTCACGGAGTTGGTGCCCGCCCCGGACCTGCCGCACCTGGAGAGCTTCGGCGGCTGCATGCTCGGCCAGCTCTGCCCGCCCGGGCTGCTGGTGGCGCTCAGTCTGCTGGAGGCCCTCTTCTTCACCCGCCACGGCATCCGCAGTGTCTCCCTCAGCTTCGCCCAGCAGACGGACCCCGCCCAGGACGCCGAAGCCGTCCGGGCGCTGCACCGGCTGGCCGCGGAGTTCCTGCCACCAGACACCGACCGGCATGTGGTCCTCTACACCTATATGGGGGTGTATCCGCGGACCGAACGCGGCGCGACCCTGCTGCTGGAAGCCTCCGCACGGCTCGCGGTACGGGCCGGCGCCCAGCGGCTGATCGTGAAGACGGCCGCGGAGGCGCACCGGATTCCGACGGTAAGGGAGAACCTGCGGGCGCTGGAGACCGCCGCAGCGGCCGCGGACCTCGCGGCGCGCGCCCGGCCCCGTGCCCCGGCCGTCCCGGACCCCGCCGCGGACGAGGGCGGCGACAGCGCCGTCTACCGCGAGGCACGGGCCTTCGTGGAGGCCGTCCTCGACCTCGGCGACGACCTCGGGCGGGCGCTGCGGACCGCCTTCGCCCGGGGCGTGCTGGACGTGCCGTACTGCCTGCACCCCGACAACGCGGGCCGCAGCCGCAGCTTTCTGGACTCCGCCGGGCGGCTGCGGTGGGCGGAGACCGGCGGCATGCCGGTACCGCCCGGCACGGCGCCGGACGGTGCCCGTACCCCGCTGACCTCCGACGGGCTGCTGGCCGCGCTGTACGGCGTCGCGACCCGTTACGACACCCCGGCACCGGGCGGCCGGATCCTCTCCGCCGCCCCCTCGCCTTCCTGA
- a CDS encoding MbtH family protein: protein MTNPTNPFDDPDGIFHVVVNDEGQHALWPVFADIPAGWDGVWGPGPRDGALEYVEANWTDIRPKSLLAQYT, encoded by the coding sequence ATGACGAACCCCACCAACCCTTTCGACGACCCCGACGGCATCTTCCACGTGGTGGTCAACGACGAGGGGCAGCACGCCCTATGGCCGGTCTTCGCTGACATCCCCGCAGGCTGGGACGGGGTCTGGGGGCCAGGCCCGAGGGACGGGGCGCTGGAGTACGTGGAGGCCAACTGGACCGACATCCGGCCGAAGAGCCTGCTCGCCCAGTACACCTGA
- a CDS encoding serine/threonine-protein kinase — MHSDRVKQSQPERRFGPFTVLGELASGGMGRVYLATSAGGRTVAVKTLLADDASGVVAQADRRRFAREVALAQRVQGVYTASVVAADAQASMPWMATEYIAAPSLRDLVARCGTLQPRALYWVAAGVAEALLSIHAAGLVHRDVKPSNVLLPIDGPRVIDFGISHAIDMTRTQAVLGTVAFAAPEQAQGQATTPASDVFSLGATLFHLAVGRAPYRDGGSGPAMEQLVRAATGDLDVSGLTPELHALVLPCLALDPADRPTPAQILEDCAGQLRRQPAGRGGKHWLDPAWTSEIERYGERRSREVEDARQRVDPDAVTGPVGAPERTTVQPPPPQHEAPPPSRQGRQKRLWAVGSGAAVVVMVGALLLWQPWQGGGRAVAPTHELVGFYAVDNKVDGVCSTDHRGEAVLAPGTEPAPAYTADDRSACATVTTSGGLQVSQLDGVRTFEDTQAGRDWIVEVTFNSQDAALFSDLTGQVAGQPQPRNEIAVVMGDRMLANPVVMQRLTGRTHQIATRLTKVQAQILAEALGAR; from the coding sequence ATGCACAGCGACAGGGTGAAGCAATCGCAGCCGGAGCGTCGTTTCGGGCCGTTCACGGTGCTCGGGGAATTGGCCAGTGGCGGGATGGGCAGGGTGTATCTGGCCACGTCCGCCGGCGGGCGGACGGTGGCGGTAAAGACGTTGCTGGCCGACGACGCGAGCGGCGTCGTCGCCCAGGCGGACCGGCGCCGCTTCGCCCGCGAGGTGGCGCTCGCGCAGCGTGTGCAGGGTGTCTACACCGCGAGTGTGGTCGCTGCGGACGCGCAGGCGTCGATGCCGTGGATGGCCACCGAGTACATTGCGGCCCCTTCCCTGCGAGACCTGGTGGCGAGGTGCGGAACCTTGCAACCGCGGGCCTTGTACTGGGTCGCCGCAGGTGTCGCGGAGGCGTTGCTGAGTATCCATGCCGCGGGGCTGGTGCACCGTGATGTGAAGCCGTCGAACGTTCTGCTTCCCATCGACGGCCCCCGGGTCATCGACTTCGGGATCTCCCATGCCATCGACATGACGAGGACCCAGGCCGTGCTGGGCACGGTCGCGTTCGCCGCACCCGAGCAGGCCCAGGGGCAGGCCACCACACCCGCCTCGGACGTCTTCTCGCTGGGCGCCACGCTTTTCCATCTGGCCGTCGGCCGGGCCCCTTACCGGGACGGCGGCTCCGGCCCGGCGATGGAACAACTGGTGCGGGCAGCGACCGGCGACCTCGACGTGTCCGGGCTGACGCCCGAACTCCACGCCCTGGTCCTGCCGTGTTTGGCGCTCGACCCAGCTGACCGCCCGACGCCAGCCCAGATCCTGGAGGACTGTGCAGGGCAGCTACGGCGCCAGCCGGCCGGCCGTGGCGGCAAGCATTGGCTGGACCCGGCCTGGACCAGCGAGATCGAACGGTATGGCGAGCGCCGGTCTCGGGAGGTGGAAGACGCGCGGCAACGGGTGGACCCAGACGCGGTGACCGGTCCGGTAGGAGCACCCGAGCGCACCACAGTGCAGCCACCCCCGCCCCAGCACGAGGCCCCGCCGCCCAGCCGACAGGGCAGGCAGAAACGCCTATGGGCCGTCGGCTCGGGGGCGGCAGTGGTCGTCATGGTGGGGGCGCTGCTGCTCTGGCAGCCCTGGCAAGGCGGCGGGCGGGCCGTCGCGCCGACGCACGAGCTGGTGGGCTTCTACGCCGTGGACAACAAAGTCGACGGCGTGTGCTCCACTGATCACCGCGGCGAAGCCGTGCTCGCTCCCGGTACCGAACCGGCACCTGCCTACACCGCTGACGACCGCAGCGCGTGTGCGACTGTCACCACGTCAGGCGGCCTGCAGGTGAGTCAGCTGGACGGCGTCCGCACCTTTGAGGACACCCAAGCGGGGCGGGACTGGATCGTCGAGGTCACCTTCAACAGCCAGGACGCCGCACTGTTCTCCGATCTGACCGGACAGGTCGCAGGCCAGCCGCAGCCACGCAACGAAATCGCCGTCGTCATGGGCGACCGGATGCTCGCCAACCCCGTCGTCATGCAACGCTTGACAGGCCGCACCCACCAGATCGCCACCCGCCTCACCAAAGTACAAGCCCAGATCCTGGCCGAGGCACTCGGCGCTCGCTGA
- a CDS encoding glutamate synthase-related protein, translating into MSTGTVTAAGFPEESVRARARHGAAEVFPPSGEYGTGLFGAGAAGGPGAPAPGSGGIRPAVAPWGGGPPDALDALRPAPPVFMPRRLEKLIALGREPGHDDVELHSGIGGFDAALPVYLSAFGSTRAGSGDLAVAAARQAGRLGIPMVIGENTVPVHGYRSVLLARIEAYAEAVGNGPGGVVVQQSTEDADSEVWNLLYSDPAVRELRDSGRLGFELKTGQGAKPGLGGMTVVDAAEAERLCAAGLFTLGAELGPDGSRLRCATPGTFTEEILRQQIRFMRNNFPLARVWVKFHPGRDLGTAAATAWAAGADAVTVDGAEGGTGWAPRVFLDGVGLPLADCLGLVDRPEGASLLASGRMWEGGRAVRALALGATAVGLGRAALLAVDEDREHGLERLVEALALELRLLLHALGQYRPGDLTRADLWPPPAAGRPVPARAAGGGRP; encoded by the coding sequence GTGAGTACGGGCACGGTGACGGCGGCCGGCTTTCCCGAGGAGTCGGTACGGGCCCGGGCCCGGCACGGCGCCGCGGAGGTCTTCCCGCCGTCCGGGGAGTATGGGACGGGCCTGTTCGGCGCGGGGGCCGCGGGCGGACCGGGTGCTCCGGCCCCGGGATCCGGCGGGATCCGGCCGGCGGTCGCGCCCTGGGGCGGCGGGCCGCCGGATGCGCTGGACGCCCTGCGTCCCGCGCCGCCGGTGTTCATGCCGCGGCGGCTGGAGAAGCTCATCGCACTGGGCCGGGAGCCCGGCCACGACGACGTCGAACTGCACTCCGGGATCGGCGGTTTCGACGCCGCGCTGCCGGTGTACCTCTCGGCGTTCGGGTCGACCCGGGCCGGCAGCGGTGATCTCGCGGTGGCGGCGGCCCGCCAGGCGGGGCGACTCGGGATCCCCATGGTCATCGGGGAGAACACCGTGCCCGTCCACGGCTACCGCTCGGTGCTCCTCGCCCGGATCGAAGCCTATGCGGAAGCTGTGGGCAACGGCCCCGGCGGCGTGGTGGTGCAGCAGTCCACCGAGGACGCCGACTCGGAGGTGTGGAACCTCCTCTACAGTGATCCGGCGGTACGGGAGCTGAGGGACTCGGGCCGGCTCGGCTTCGAGCTGAAGACCGGTCAGGGCGCCAAACCCGGTCTCGGCGGAATGACGGTGGTCGATGCCGCGGAAGCCGAACGGCTCTGCGCAGCGGGGCTGTTCACGCTCGGCGCGGAGCTGGGCCCGGACGGTTCCCGGCTGCGCTGTGCCACCCCGGGAACGTTCACCGAGGAGATCCTCCGCCAGCAGATCCGCTTCATGCGGAACAACTTCCCGCTCGCCAGGGTGTGGGTGAAGTTCCACCCGGGCCGGGACCTCGGCACGGCGGCGGCGACGGCCTGGGCCGCCGGGGCGGACGCGGTGACCGTGGACGGCGCCGAGGGCGGTACGGGCTGGGCGCCCCGGGTCTTCCTGGACGGTGTGGGGCTGCCGCTGGCCGACTGCCTCGGCCTGGTCGACCGGCCCGAGGGGGCGAGCCTGCTGGCCTCCGGCCGAATGTGGGAGGGCGGCCGGGCGGTCCGAGCCCTGGCGCTCGGCGCCACGGCCGTCGGTCTGGGCCGGGCCGCGCTGCTGGCCGTGGACGAGGACCGGGAGCACGGTCTAGAACGGCTGGTGGAGGCCCTCGCCCTGGAGTTGAGGCTGCTCCTCCACGCCCTGGGCCAGTACCGGCCCGGGGACCTGACCCGGGCGGACCTGTGGCCGCCGCCGGCGGCGGGCCGGCCCGTGCCCGCCAGAGCGGCGGGGGGTGGGCGGCCGTGA
- a CDS encoding DinB family protein yields the protein MIDEFAKGALHGRLRRDREALLWKLDGLSEYDARRPLTVTGTNLLGLVKHVASVEARYLGEVFDRPSPEPLPRWQDHDGSDLWAAEDEASEQIIQSYRRTWEHSDATIDELALDAPGHVPWWPAPYPNTNLFAILVHVLGETNRHAGHADILREGVDGRTGMRPEHETQIDEDARTAYCAKIEQAARSAASIKA from the coding sequence ATGATCGATGAATTCGCGAAGGGCGCCCTGCACGGCAGGCTGCGGCGGGATCGCGAGGCGCTGCTCTGGAAGCTCGACGGCCTGTCCGAGTACGACGCCCGCCGACCTTTGACAGTAACCGGGACCAACCTCCTCGGCCTGGTCAAACACGTGGCCAGCGTCGAGGCCAGGTACTTGGGCGAGGTCTTCGACCGGCCGTCCCCGGAACCGCTGCCCCGGTGGCAGGACCACGACGGCAGCGATCTGTGGGCGGCTGAGGACGAGGCGAGCGAACAGATCATCCAGTCCTACCGGCGCACGTGGGAACACTCGGACGCGACCATCGACGAACTTGCCCTCGATGCCCCCGGCCACGTGCCGTGGTGGCCGGCGCCCTATCCCAACACGAACCTGTTCGCCATCTTGGTCCATGTCCTCGGCGAGACCAACCGGCATGCCGGGCACGCCGACATCCTGCGCGAAGGCGTGGACGGCCGAACCGGGATGCGCCCCGAACACGAGACGCAGATCGATGAGGACGCCCGTACTGCCTACTGCGCGAAGATCGAGCAGGCCGCCAGATCGGCCGCATCCATCAAGGCATAG
- a CDS encoding 4'-phosphopantetheinyl transferase family protein gives MAAPAIGQLLVPRRLSGSGPGTPAAPAPAGPGLWLVDTTEYRAYAAGQAPGTLDALELARAAEFVRAADRDGYVCAHVALRRLLGAYLGMQARDVVVERAPCAHCDEPHGRPVVPGGALHFSLSHCDGLSLLAFAVTPVGVDVEPVPDAAAVAESADVLHPREAAELAALPADERPLAFTRVWTRKEAYLKGTGVGLAADPSMDYVSAGPVPVSPPGWTLGDVLAPEGHHAALALADPPDHR, from the coding sequence ATGGCAGCGCCGGCCATCGGACAACTGCTGGTCCCCCGCCGGCTCTCCGGCTCCGGACCGGGTACCCCGGCCGCCCCGGCCCCGGCGGGGCCGGGGTTGTGGCTCGTGGACACCACCGAGTACCGGGCGTACGCAGCCGGGCAGGCGCCCGGCACCCTCGACGCCCTGGAGCTGGCCCGCGCCGCGGAGTTCGTGCGCGCGGCCGACCGCGACGGCTATGTGTGCGCCCATGTGGCGCTGCGCCGGCTGCTGGGCGCGTACTTGGGAATGCAGGCCCGTGACGTGGTCGTGGAGCGCGCTCCGTGCGCGCACTGCGACGAACCGCACGGCAGGCCCGTCGTGCCCGGCGGGGCCCTGCACTTCTCCCTGTCGCACTGCGACGGGCTGAGCCTGCTCGCCTTCGCGGTGACGCCCGTCGGCGTGGACGTCGAGCCCGTGCCCGACGCCGCGGCGGTCGCCGAATCGGCCGATGTGCTGCACCCCCGGGAGGCCGCCGAACTCGCCGCCCTGCCCGCGGACGAACGCCCCCTGGCGTTCACCCGGGTGTGGACCCGCAAGGAGGCATATCTCAAGGGGACGGGCGTGGGACTGGCCGCCGATCCGTCCATGGACTACGTGAGCGCAGGTCCGGTGCCCGTCTCGCCGCCGGGCTGGACCCTCGGCGACGTCCTCGCGCCCGAGGGCCACCACGCCGCCCTGGCCCTGGCCGATCCGCCCGACCACCGCTGA